A genomic region of Alligator mississippiensis isolate rAllMis1 chromosome 6, rAllMis1, whole genome shotgun sequence contains the following coding sequences:
- the C6H10orf105 gene encoding uncharacterized protein C10orf105 homolog has protein sequence MNTEEAGNETSPTLSILEFIATATNLVPLSSGPPVEKSDPLPIIIVLICIFLLLATCLIFVTLCKPAALDQSRYGPHECMPYHPEDASEPQLRLWKRLGSLRRSINSFRRSQPVSQNHRTCPRRPPAAQDWDFMESTKM, from the coding sequence ATGAACACAGAAGAAGCTGGGAATGAGACCTCTCCAACTCTAAGTATTCTTGAATTCATAGCTACTGCAACTAACTTGGTCCCACTGAGCTCTGGGCCCCCAGTGGAGAAGTCAGACCCTCTGCCTATCATCATTGTACTCATCTGCATCTTCCTTCTCCTGGCCACCTGTCTTATCTTCGTTACTCTTTGCAAACCAGCAGCACTGGACCAGTCCCGCTATGGACCACATGAGTGCATGCCCTACCACCCAGAGGATGCCAGCGAACCGCAGCTGAGGCTCTGGAAGCGGCTGGGCTCCCTGAGGCGTTCCATAAACAGCTTCCGACGGAGCCAGCCTGTCTCCCAGAATCATCGGACCTGTCCAAGAAGGCCACCAGctgcccaggactgggacttCATGGAGTCCACTAAAATGTGA